The following proteins are encoded in a genomic region of Zea mays cultivar B73 chromosome 9, Zm-B73-REFERENCE-NAM-5.0, whole genome shotgun sequence:
- the LOC100272850 gene encoding Cytochrome P450 94B3 gives MIEDFLGHGIFNSDGEQWLWQRKAASYEFSKRSLRSFVVDAVRFEVVERLLPLLDRAQRDGRTLDVQDVLERFALDNICRVAFGDDPACLAEEEGMGMAMAAQQRQSAEFMRAFNDAQSAIMARFMSPVKSLWRLKRLLNVEPERRMREAVRTVHGYADRIIRERRARGEAAGPARDDDFLSRFAASGEHSDESLRDVVTNFLLAGRDTTSSALTWFFWLVSTRPDVEEKIVREVRAVRRLGSAGAAAPAFSFDELRDMQYLHAAITESMRLYPPVAMDTHSCKEDDFLPDGTFVGKGWLTTYSAFVMGRVEDIWGADCEEFRPERWVGEDGAFRPESPFKYPVFHAGPRMCLGKEMAYIQMKSIAACVLERFSFQFVGGGERPGLVLSLTLRMQGGLPMKVVTRTNSALG, from the coding sequence ATGATCGAGGACTTCCTCGGGCACGGCATCTTCAACTCCGACGGGGAGCAGTGGCTGTGGCAGCGCAAGGCCGCCAGCTACGAGTTCAGCAAGCGCTCGCTCAGGAGCTTCGTGGTCGACGCCGTCCGGTTCGAGGTCGTGGAGCGGCTGCTGCCGCTGCTCGACCGGGCGCAGCGCGACGGGCGGACGCTGGACGTGCAGGACGTGCTGGAGCGCTTCGCGCTCGACAACATCTGCCGCGTGGCGTTCGGTGACGACCCGGCGTGCCTCGCCGAGGAGGAGGGCATGGGCATGGCGATGGCGGCGCAGCAGAGGCAGAGCGCCGAGTTCATGCGCGCCTTCAACGACGCGCAGAGCGCCATCATGGCCCGGTTCATGTCGCCCGTGAAGTCGCTGTGGCGCCTCAAGAGGCTGCTGAACGTGGAGCCCGAGCGGCGGATGCGCGAGGCGGTCCGCACCGTCCACGGCTACGCCGACAGGATCATCCGCGAGCGCCGGGCGAGGGGCGAGGCGGCCGGGCCCGCGCGCGACGACGACTTCCTGTCGCGCTTCGCCGCGAGCGGCGAGCACAGCGACGAGAGCCTCCGGGACGTGGTCACCAACTTCCTCCTCGCCGGGCGGGACACGACGTCGTCGGCGCTGACGTGGTTCTTCTGGCTGGTCTCCACGCGGCCCGACGTGGAGGAGAAGATCGTGCGCGAGGTCCGCGCGGTGCGGCGTCTGGGAagcgcgggcgcggcggcgccggCGTTCAGCTTCGACGAGCTGCGGGACATGCAGTACCTCCACGCGGCCATCACCGAGTCCATGCGGCTGTACCCGCCGGTGGCCATGGACACGCACAGCTGCAAGGAGGACGACTTCCTCCCCGACGGCACGTTCGTCGGCAAAGGGTGGCTGACGACCTACTCCGCGTTCGTGATGGGCCGCGTAGAGGACATATGGGGCGCGGACTGCGAGGAGTTCAGGCCGGAGCGGTGGGTCGGCGAGGACGGCGCGTTCCGCCCGGAGAGCCCGTTCAAGTACCCAGTCTTCCACGCCGGGCCACGGATGTGCCTCGGCAAGGAGATGGCGTACATCCAGATGAAGTCCATTGCTGCATGCGTGCTCGAGAGGTTCAGCTTCCAGTTCGTCGGCGGCGGGGAGCGGCCGGGGCTCGTGCTCTCGCTCACGCTGCGGATGCAGGGCGGTCTGCCCATGAAAGTGGTCACCAGGACGAACTCGGCTCTAGGCTAG